The Verrucomicrobiia bacterium genome has a window encoding:
- a CDS encoding class I SAM-dependent methyltransferase, whose protein sequence is MNYEAVAETIRSGYREVTPQYRRDDEIEVTTRNHAHISGILRKLCVSFDRPIRALDVGCGTGRYFHCLTNVQQLLGIDITEEMLRAAEHPVREDEVTIPEIRLVCANFYLTEFPPGAFDLIYSLGMFGNGCPVTTAVCNRFHKWLAPGGKLFFNTVDVAGMPASYRIKRQIRGVAYPFLPPKTKARLDERAARHPFYGMSRRELASVLKQSQFKNFEVTSNFCESPLWNGRHLECIASKD, encoded by the coding sequence ATGAATTACGAGGCCGTCGCAGAGACGATTCGAAGCGGATATCGCGAAGTCACGCCGCAGTATCGCCGGGACGATGAGATTGAAGTCACGACGCGGAACCACGCGCACATCAGCGGGATTCTTCGCAAGCTTTGCGTTTCGTTTGACCGTCCGATTCGTGCGCTCGATGTCGGCTGCGGAACGGGCCGTTATTTTCATTGTCTTACGAACGTGCAGCAACTGCTCGGCATAGACATCACCGAGGAAATGCTGCGCGCTGCCGAACATCCCGTGCGCGAGGATGAAGTTACGATTCCGGAGATCCGGCTGGTGTGCGCGAATTTTTACCTGACGGAATTTCCGCCGGGTGCCTTCGACCTGATCTATTCGCTGGGCATGTTCGGCAACGGCTGCCCCGTCACCACGGCTGTTTGCAACCGTTTCCACAAGTGGCTGGCCCCCGGGGGAAAGTTGTTCTTCAACACTGTTGATGTGGCGGGGATGCCCGCATCCTACAGGATCAAGCGCCAAATCCGCGGCGTCGCATACCCGTTTCTTCCGCCAAAAACCAAGGCGCGCCTCGATGAACGCGCGGCGAGGCACCCGTTCTACGGAATGAGCCGGCGCGAACTGGCGTCGGTCCTGAAGCAAAGCCAGTTCAAGAACTTCGAAGTCACTTCAAACTTCTGTGAATCGCCGCTTTGGAATGGACGGCACCTGGAGTGCATCGCCTCGAAGGATTAA
- a CDS encoding site-2 protease family protein: MNRKASREEGMKWSWRVATMAGIGIYVHVTFLLLIFFAGWKGYSVQQKASDALWYIAFTLTLFFIVVLHELGHALAARRYGIGTRDITLLPIGGVARLERMPEKPRQELVVALAGPAVNVVLAILIGAGMMLAARFSSGEQVLSAGRGFITGLLYVNIVLVVFNLLPAFPMDGGRVLRALLAIRMDYVRATQIAANIGQGMAFIFGMLGLLGFMGGPMNPLLILIAVFVWMGAAQESNMVQVKSALGHTRVGQLMITDFRTLAPEDTLSRAVDLLLTTHQQDFPVVVSGRVVGVLTRSALVQGLARLGSQLPVADAMEQQFQTADADDLVEAVFTRLQGPTLRSMPVLWNGQLAGMITAENVGEYLMIEAALHNDPNERRNLMPAGRVQFADK, from the coding sequence GTGAATCGTAAAGCGTCCAGGGAAGAGGGAATGAAATGGTCCTGGCGAGTAGCGACCATGGCGGGGATCGGCATCTACGTCCATGTCACCTTCCTCCTGCTCATTTTCTTCGCAGGTTGGAAAGGATATTCGGTCCAGCAAAAAGCATCCGATGCGCTGTGGTACATTGCGTTTACCCTCACACTCTTCTTTATTGTCGTCCTCCATGAACTCGGCCATGCGCTTGCGGCGCGGCGATACGGAATAGGGACGCGGGACATCACGTTGCTCCCGATTGGCGGCGTCGCGCGCCTTGAACGGATGCCGGAGAAGCCGCGCCAGGAGCTTGTGGTGGCGTTGGCCGGGCCCGCCGTGAATGTGGTGCTCGCCATCCTGATTGGCGCGGGCATGATGCTTGCCGCGCGGTTCAGCTCAGGGGAGCAGGTCCTGTCCGCAGGCCGGGGTTTTATCACGGGGCTCTTGTATGTGAACATCGTCCTCGTCGTCTTCAATCTGCTGCCCGCATTCCCGATGGATGGCGGCCGCGTTCTGCGCGCGTTGCTGGCGATTCGAATGGATTATGTGCGGGCAACGCAGATCGCTGCAAACATCGGGCAGGGGATGGCTTTCATTTTCGGAATGCTCGGGTTGCTCGGGTTTATGGGCGGACCTATGAACCCTTTGCTGATATTGATAGCCGTGTTTGTCTGGATGGGTGCGGCGCAGGAATCCAACATGGTTCAGGTGAAATCCGCGCTGGGCCATACGCGTGTCGGGCAACTCATGATCACGGATTTTCGCACGCTGGCACCCGAGGATACGCTCTCGCGCGCAGTTGATCTCCTGCTGACAACGCATCAGCAGGACTTCCCGGTGGTCGTAAGCGGACGTGTGGTCGGTGTGTTGACGAGGTCAGCCCTGGTTCAAGGACTGGCGCGCCTCGGCTCGCAGCTTCCCGTCGCCGATGCGATGGAGCAGCAATTTCAAACCGCGGACGCCGACGATCTTGTTGAGGCGGTTTTCACGCGATTGCAGGGGCCAACGCTGCGGTCGATGCCTGTGCTCTGGAATGGGCAGCTGGCAGGGATGATCACGGCAGAGAACGTCGGTGAATACCTGATGATCGAAGCTGCGCTGCACAATGATCCCAATGAGCGCCGCAACCTCATGCCTGCCGGCCGCGTTCAGTTTGCGGATAAATAA
- a CDS encoding heavy-metal-associated domain-containing protein, which yields MGTGQIMNEPGSTPPVQRIETRDIAISGMTCDKCVSRVDKALRSVEGVRDVKVDRAAARATVTFESARTNMPALHDTILKSGYQPTRES from the coding sequence ATGGGGACGGGACAAATTATGAACGAGCCTGGATCCACACCCCCGGTACAACGGATTGAGACACGCGATATCGCAATATCAGGAATGACTTGTGACAAATGCGTGAGTCGCGTCGACAAGGCATTGCGCAGCGTGGAGGGGGTTCGCGATGTCAAGGTCGACCGTGCTGCTGCGCGCGCGACAGTGACGTTCGAAAGCGCCCGCACCAACATGCCCGCATTGCACGACACGATATTGAAGAGCGGATATCAACCCACACGTGAATCGTAA
- a CDS encoding inositol monophosphatase family protein produces MNLKQWLEVSIMAARSAGALMRKNLRAVKKVNAHTAHDVKLELDVRCQKLIERILGDAFPDVAFLGEEGSAGDANAPYRWVVDPIDGTVNFSHGIPHACVCIALQEMGKTSKTRLPKGQPSDPYQTVLGLIYDPFQDELWTATRTDSARLNGRVIEVSNRTRLEDAICVMGYGKNDAMIRESLPLFGKLTLRCRKLRNMGSAGLGLAYVACGRFDAYIERGVSLWDIAAGGFIIERAGGEFWHEPLGNQDGFRLIANNGHLRRKIESLAK; encoded by the coding sequence GTGAATCTCAAGCAATGGCTCGAAGTGTCAATCATGGCGGCTCGATCGGCAGGCGCGCTCATGCGCAAGAACCTGCGCGCGGTGAAAAAGGTGAACGCCCATACCGCGCATGACGTCAAACTCGAGCTGGATGTCCGCTGCCAAAAGCTGATCGAACGAATACTGGGCGATGCCTTTCCGGATGTCGCATTTCTCGGCGAGGAAGGAAGTGCCGGCGATGCCAACGCCCCGTACCGCTGGGTTGTCGATCCCATCGATGGCACGGTGAACTTTTCCCACGGCATTCCCCACGCCTGCGTGTGCATCGCGCTCCAGGAAATGGGAAAAACCAGCAAAACGCGGCTACCCAAGGGACAACCTTCGGATCCCTATCAGACAGTGCTGGGTTTGATCTACGATCCCTTCCAGGATGAACTCTGGACCGCCACGCGAACGGATTCCGCGCGGTTGAACGGACGTGTGATCGAGGTCAGCAATCGCACGCGCCTTGAGGACGCCATCTGCGTGATGGGCTACGGGAAAAACGACGCAATGATCCGCGAATCATTGCCACTCTTCGGCAAGCTGACTCTTCGATGCCGCAAGTTGCGGAACATGGGATCGGCGGGCCTTGGCCTGGCGTATGTCGCGTGCGGCAGGTTCGATGCCTACATCGAGCGCGGCGTGAGCCTTTGGGACATCGCGGCGGGCGGATTCATCATCGAACGTGCGGGTGGTGAGTTCTGGCACGAGCCCCTTGGAAATCAGGATGGCTTTCGCCTGATCGCGAACAACGGCCATCTGCGGCGCAAGATCGAAAGTCTGGCGAAGTAG
- a CDS encoding peptidylprolyl isomerase, whose translation MTSHTIRQAVSPWKMLAVLLALSTFSATAQYTNGIYSEFNTSMGSFTCRLNQALAPKAVANFIGLATGERAWLDSTGRIRRVPFYDGTTFHRVIAGFMNQGGSPDGSPSGGPGYQFTDETNGTHDAFGTLSMANAGPDSNGSQFFITAGPQPSLNGSYSVFGRLFGGSNVVYAINRVATDGQDKPLTNIVLHSVRIHRIGAEAQAFDIHAQGLPLVTNIAVQIARAGTNVAVTFSNRLGVENYFYGSTNLQAWAGGSLGLQTTLPVVSSLTFKPQLAREFFRMLQVQYPGPLYVPRVPNGKVIKLNFNGGLEVTMTFDQQGNATYTDNGGGSGGVVYSWKQDPYRGRFNPLLLSGYNFIMTLHLDFDSPNAGTFNGSAFLVAPIGPVSGTFTCNP comes from the coding sequence ATGACATCACACACCATCCGCCAAGCCGTCTCCCCGTGGAAAATGCTCGCGGTTCTATTGGCGCTTTCGACGTTCTCTGCGACAGCGCAATACACAAACGGCATCTACAGCGAGTTCAACACGAGCATGGGCAGTTTCACCTGCCGCCTCAACCAGGCGCTCGCGCCAAAGGCTGTCGCAAATTTCATTGGACTGGCAACGGGCGAACGGGCGTGGCTGGATTCAACCGGCCGCATTCGCCGCGTTCCATTCTATGATGGCACCACCTTTCACCGCGTCATTGCCGGTTTCATGAACCAGGGCGGTTCGCCTGACGGCTCGCCGTCGGGAGGTCCGGGCTATCAATTCACCGATGAGACCAACGGAACGCATGATGCCTTCGGAACGCTCTCCATGGCGAATGCGGGTCCCGATTCAAACGGCTCGCAGTTTTTCATCACAGCAGGGCCACAGCCTTCATTGAACGGCAGCTATTCGGTGTTTGGGCGCCTGTTCGGTGGATCGAACGTGGTCTATGCGATCAACCGCGTCGCCACCGACGGCCAGGACAAGCCGCTGACGAACATTGTATTGCACTCCGTTCGGATCCACCGCATCGGCGCAGAGGCGCAGGCTTTTGACATCCACGCGCAGGGTCTTCCTCTTGTCACGAACATCGCGGTGCAAATCGCGCGCGCGGGAACGAATGTGGCCGTCACGTTCAGCAACCGATTGGGCGTTGAGAACTATTTTTACGGTTCGACAAACCTGCAGGCATGGGCGGGTGGCAGCTTGGGACTTCAGACCACCCTGCCAGTGGTGAGTTCACTGACGTTCAAACCGCAGTTGGCGCGCGAATTTTTCAGAATGCTGCAGGTGCAATATCCCGGCCCTCTCTATGTCCCACGTGTTCCCAATGGCAAGGTGATCAAACTCAACTTCAATGGCGGACTTGAAGTGACCATGACATTCGATCAACAGGGGAACGCGACCTACACGGACAACGGCGGCGGGTCAGGCGGCGTCGTCTATTCCTGGAAACAGGATCCGTATCGCGGCCGTTTCAATCCGTTGCTGCTGTCGGGCTACAACTTCATCATGACGCTGCATCTGGATTTCGATTCCCCGAACGCGGGAACATTCAATGGCAGCGCTTTTCTGGTGGCACCCATCGGACCCGTGAGCGGAACGTTTACGTGCAATCCCTAA